The following are encoded in a window of Providencia rettgeri genomic DNA:
- the lysC gene encoding lysine-sensitive aspartokinase 3 — MNTVASSSDNNQFVIAKFGGTSVANFEAMNNSANIVLSNPNVRVVVLSASAGITNLLIELAEGCDADKRNALLQKVKDIQYAIIDNLQTADVIRQEINRLLDNIAHLADSASLATSDALTDEMVSHGELMSTLLFVEVLRQRNANSQWFDVRKVMKTNDSFGRAEPVLDQLKILAEQHLLPRLAESVVITQGFIGRDEKGRTTTLGRGGSDYTAALLGEVLNLSRVDIWTDVPGIYSTDPRVVPNAQRIDEIAFDEAAEMATFGAKILHPATLLPAVRAGIPVFVGSSKAPEAGGTIVSDKTTNPPQFRALALRRKQTLLTLHSLKMLHARGFLAEIFTILLRHNISVDLITTSEVSVALTLDTTGSTGTNGSLLTNALMTELSALCRVEVEENLALVAIIGNELSQVNGLGKQIFGALESFNIRMISYGASSHNICLLVPGNDAEDIVRTLHSNLFE; from the coding sequence ATGAATACCGTAGCGTCTTCGTCAGACAACAATCAGTTTGTTATTGCAAAATTTGGTGGCACCAGTGTCGCGAACTTTGAAGCAATGAACAACAGTGCAAATATTGTTCTTTCCAACCCCAACGTACGCGTTGTGGTACTTTCCGCCTCCGCAGGCATTACTAACTTACTGATTGAATTAGCTGAAGGTTGTGACGCTGATAAACGCAATGCGCTGCTACAAAAGGTGAAAGATATTCAATATGCTATTATTGATAACTTACAGACTGCGGATGTTATTCGTCAAGAGATCAATCGCTTACTGGATAACATTGCCCATTTAGCGGATTCTGCTTCTCTCGCCACATCAGATGCATTAACAGATGAAATGGTGAGTCATGGGGAATTAATGTCAACTTTGCTTTTTGTGGAAGTTCTACGTCAACGCAATGCTAACTCGCAATGGTTTGATGTCCGTAAGGTCATGAAAACCAACGACAGTTTTGGTCGTGCAGAACCTGTGCTCGATCAGTTAAAAATCCTTGCAGAACAACATCTATTACCTCGTTTAGCCGAATCCGTTGTAATTACGCAAGGCTTTATCGGTCGAGATGAAAAGGGCCGTACAACTACACTAGGACGTGGAGGTAGTGACTATACTGCCGCACTATTGGGTGAGGTTTTGAATTTATCGCGCGTCGATATTTGGACAGACGTTCCGGGCATCTATAGCACTGACCCACGGGTCGTACCAAACGCCCAGCGCATTGATGAAATTGCTTTTGATGAAGCCGCAGAAATGGCGACATTTGGCGCAAAAATTCTACACCCAGCGACACTACTGCCTGCTGTACGTGCTGGTATTCCGGTATTTGTTGGCTCCAGTAAAGCCCCTGAAGCCGGTGGGACGATTGTCAGTGACAAAACTACTAATCCACCACAATTTAGAGCACTAGCACTGCGTCGCAAACAAACATTATTAACATTACACAGTTTGAAAATGCTGCATGCACGTGGTTTCTTAGCGGAAATATTCACTATCTTATTACGTCACAATATTTCCGTGGACTTAATTACCACTTCTGAGGTGAGCGTTGCATTAACGTTAGATACAACGGGTTCTACAGGAACAAATGGTAGCCTACTCACTAATGCACTGATGACGGAGCTTTCCGCGTTGTGTCGTGTTGAAGTTGAAGAAAACTTAGCGTTAGTGGCGATTATTGGTAATGAGCTATCGCAAGTAAATGGGCTTGGAAAACAAATTTTCGGGGCATTAGAATCTTTCAATATTCGCATGATCAGCTACGGCGCAAGCAGCCACAATATTTGCCTGTTGGTACCGGGTAATGATGCGGAAGATATTGTTCGCACATTGCACAGTAACTTATTCGAATAA
- the pgi gene encoding glucose-6-phosphate isomerase: MRSINPSQTAAWRALEQHFAQMKDVHMRDLFEQDKDRFTKFSATFDGQILVDFSKNRITQETLNNLLALAKETELENAINSMFKGEKINRTEDRAVLHIALRNRDNTPIYVDGKDVMPDVNAVLEKMQQFSQRIISGDWKGFTGKAITDVVNIGIGGSDLGPFMVTEALRPYKNHLNMHFVSNVDGTQIAETLKKLDPETTLFLIASKTFTTQETMTNAHSARDWFLAAAKEESQVAKHFVALSTNGKEVAKFGIDTNNMFEFWDWVGGRYSLWSAIGLSIILSIGFENFVQLLNGAHAMDKHFTQTPLEKNIPVLLGLIGIWYNNFFESETEAILPYDQYMHRFAAYFQQGNMESNGKYIGRDGKAVSYQTGPIIWGEPGTNGQHAFYQLIHQGTKMIPCDFIAPAVTHNPLGDHHEKLLSNFFAQTEALAFGKTREVVDAEFAAQGKSVAEMEYVAPYKVFEGNRPTNSILLKEITPYSLGALIAMYEHKIFTQGAILNIFTFDQWGVELGKQLASRILPELENSEKISSHDSSTNGLINIYKAWR, translated from the coding sequence ATGAGAAGTATTAATCCAAGCCAAACGGCAGCATGGCGGGCGCTAGAACAACATTTTGCGCAAATGAAAGATGTGCATATGCGTGATTTGTTCGAGCAAGATAAAGACCGCTTTACCAAATTTTCGGCAACGTTCGATGGTCAAATCTTAGTGGATTTCTCCAAAAATAGGATAACGCAAGAAACTTTGAACAATTTATTGGCATTGGCAAAAGAAACAGAGCTGGAAAATGCCATTAATAGTATGTTCAAAGGTGAAAAAATTAACCGTACAGAAGACCGTGCGGTGCTGCACATTGCTTTGCGTAATCGCGACAATACGCCAATTTATGTGGATGGCAAAGATGTGATGCCAGACGTTAATGCCGTGCTGGAAAAAATGCAGCAGTTTAGCCAACGTATTATTAGTGGTGATTGGAAAGGGTTTACGGGCAAGGCGATAACCGATGTTGTTAATATCGGGATTGGTGGCTCTGATCTCGGTCCATTTATGGTGACTGAAGCATTGCGCCCTTATAAAAATCACCTGAATATGCATTTTGTTTCTAACGTTGATGGAACGCAAATTGCCGAAACACTAAAAAAACTGGATCCAGAAACAACATTGTTCTTGATTGCGTCCAAAACATTCACTACGCAAGAGACAATGACTAACGCACATTCTGCTCGTGATTGGTTCTTAGCTGCGGCGAAAGAAGAAAGCCAAGTCGCTAAGCACTTTGTGGCGCTTTCCACAAATGGCAAAGAAGTCGCTAAGTTTGGTATAGATACCAACAATATGTTTGAGTTCTGGGATTGGGTTGGTGGCCGTTATTCATTATGGTCAGCAATTGGTTTATCCATCATTTTATCCATAGGGTTTGAGAATTTTGTTCAATTATTGAATGGTGCTCATGCTATGGATAAACATTTCACCCAAACGCCACTGGAGAAAAATATTCCTGTGCTGTTAGGGTTGATTGGCATTTGGTATAACAATTTTTTTGAATCGGAAACTGAAGCGATTCTGCCATACGATCAATATATGCACCGCTTTGCCGCTTATTTTCAACAAGGTAATATGGAGTCCAATGGTAAATACATTGGCCGAGATGGCAAAGCGGTTTCTTACCAAACAGGCCCAATTATTTGGGGGGAACCTGGAACCAACGGGCAACATGCGTTTTATCAATTGATCCACCAAGGGACAAAAATGATCCCTTGTGACTTCATTGCACCGGCGGTAACCCATAACCCGCTTGGTGATCACCATGAGAAGTTACTGTCTAACTTCTTTGCGCAAACAGAAGCGCTGGCATTCGGCAAAACGCGTGAAGTGGTTGACGCTGAATTTGCTGCTCAAGGTAAATCCGTGGCAGAAATGGAGTATGTGGCACCCTATAAAGTGTTTGAAGGTAACCGACCAACTAACTCGATTCTATTAAAAGAAATTACACCATATTCATTAGGTGCATTGATTGCGATGTATGAGCACAAAATCTTTACCCAAGGGGCGATTTTGAATATCTTCACGTTTGACCAATGGGGCGTTGAATTAGGTAAGCAATTAGCTAGCCGTATTCTGCCTGAATTAGAAAACAGTGAAAAAATCAGTAGCCATGACAGCTCAACAAATGGATTGATTAATATCTATAAAGCTTGGCGCTAA
- the ubiC gene encoding chorismate lyase, whose product MDETLFTSQPIEWIGQDDERVPANTLDWLLELGSMTKRFEQQSQQVTVIPYIERYVSQAMLSAEEVQNLPTSSRYWVREVVMYGDGIPWLLGRTVIPEETLTDDDRQLVDIGRMPLGRYLFSRDNLTRDYIHIGRCAERWVRRSRLRLSDKPLLLTEMFLPESPVYR is encoded by the coding sequence ATGGATGAAACGCTATTTACTTCGCAGCCAATTGAATGGATTGGGCAGGACGATGAAAGAGTTCCCGCTAACACGCTCGATTGGTTACTCGAACTTGGTTCCATGACAAAACGTTTTGAACAGCAAAGCCAGCAAGTTACTGTCATACCTTATATAGAGCGCTATGTGTCACAAGCGATGTTGAGCGCAGAAGAAGTGCAAAATTTACCCACGAGTTCTCGCTACTGGGTACGAGAAGTCGTCATGTATGGAGATGGCATTCCGTGGTTACTAGGTCGAACGGTCATTCCTGAAGAAACACTGACTGATGATGACCGACAATTGGTGGATATTGGCCGAATGCCACTAGGCCGTTATTTATTTAGTCGAGATAACTTAACGCGCGATTATATCCATATTGGTCGTTGTGCAGAGCGCTGGGTTCGTCGCTCACGATTAAGGTTATCCGATAAGCCTTTATTGTTAACCGAAATGTTTTTACCTGAATCACCTGTATATCGTTAA
- the ubiA gene encoding 4-hydroxybenzoate octaprenyltransferase produces MTLSKWHAYSRLMRIDRPIGSLLLLWPTYWALWIAAQSTPNLHILIVFTAGVFFMRAAGCVINDFADRHFDGHVERTKHRPLPSGDVTEKEAKILFASLVGVSFLLVLTLNSMTIWLSIAGLALAWIYPFVKRVSHLPQVVLGAAFGWSIPMSFSAVGETLPLVCWVLFLVNIIWSVIYDTQYAMVDRDDDLKIGVKSTAILFGQYDKLIIGLLQLLMVGLLVVVGSLAGLGTIYYLSLALVFGLFVYQQQLMVNRERAPCFKAFMNNNFVGLILFIGIMVSYL; encoded by the coding sequence ATGACGCTAAGTAAATGGCATGCATACAGCCGTTTAATGCGTATTGATAGACCCATTGGCTCATTGTTATTACTGTGGCCGACGTATTGGGCACTATGGATAGCTGCTCAAAGCACGCCCAATTTGCACATTTTGATTGTGTTTACTGCGGGTGTGTTCTTCATGCGGGCCGCAGGTTGCGTGATTAATGATTTCGCGGATCGTCATTTTGATGGCCATGTGGAACGTACTAAACATCGCCCATTGCCCAGCGGGGATGTGACAGAAAAAGAAGCCAAAATTTTGTTTGCTAGCTTAGTAGGTGTGTCCTTTTTGCTAGTGTTAACACTCAATTCGATGACAATTTGGTTGTCTATTGCGGGGCTTGCCTTAGCATGGATCTATCCTTTTGTTAAAAGAGTCAGCCACTTGCCCCAAGTTGTGCTGGGTGCCGCATTTGGTTGGTCGATTCCGATGTCCTTCTCCGCAGTTGGCGAAACTTTACCGCTAGTGTGTTGGGTTTTATTTCTTGTGAATATTATTTGGTCTGTGATTTACGATACACAATATGCCATGGTTGACCGTGATGATGATTTAAAAATTGGCGTGAAATCGACAGCTATTTTGTTCGGCCAATATGACAAATTAATTATTGGGTTACTACAATTACTGATGGTGGGGCTGCTGGTGGTCGTGGGCTCTTTAGCGGGCTTAGGAACGATTTATTATCTTTCTTTGGCGCTTGTCTTCGGGTTATTTGTTTATCAACAACAATTAATGGTGAACCGCGAACGCGCTCCTTGTTTTAAAGCCTTTATGAATAATAATTTCGTGGGCTTAATTTTGTTTATTGGCATCATGGTAAGCTATTTGTAG
- the plsB gene encoding glycerol-3-phosphate 1-O-acyltransferase PlsB has product MSLWRKIYYNTLNLPLKLLVKSKLIPSDPITELQLDTNRPTLYVLPYHSKSDLLTLRHQCLAIGLPDPLVDNDINGTKLPAYVFIDDGPRVFRYYSPDPRKDSVKTFHAYLDLHKNNPNLDIQMLPASVMFGRSPGREGHTPAPPLRLLNGVQKFFAILWLGRDSFVRLSPPVSIGKMAQDHGTDTIIANKLARVARIHYSRQRLAAVGPKLPARYELFNKLLTSKAIEKAVEDEARSKKIPLKKAQQNAVSMMEEIAANFSYEAVRLTDRVLSWTWNRLYQGINVQHAERVRQLAQDGHEIVYVPSHRSHMDYLLLSYVLYHQGLVPPHIAAGINLNFWPAGPIFRRLGAFFIRRTFKGNKLYSTVFREYLSELFARGYSIEYFVEGGRSRTGRLLQPKTGTLSMTLQAMLRGDSRPITIVPIYIGYEHVMEVGTYAKELRGAEKEKEGLFSMIRGLRKLRNLGQGYVNFGQPISLSHYLNQRVPDWRDSIDPIEPQRPTWLNPTVSSLADNIMVNINNAAAANAINLCATALLASRQRSLTREQLVEQVECYLQLLRNVPYTEDATTPNKTAEELLEHALQMDKFEVEKDSMGDIIILPRENAVLMTYYRNNIHHLLVLPSLISSIVLHHERIGRQEIHYQVSQIYPFLKAELFMRYNDEQLRETVDTLIDELNNQKLICLKDDEMVVLNPRRIRPLQLLAAGVRETLQRYAITLSLLNASPEISRNTLEKQSRILAQRLSVLHGINAPEFFDKAVFSTLVETLREEGYIDNTENDIFTTNAKKLYAVLARLMSPEIRLTIESVSQDDEFSEEKKAATSLETTPVTEPEKD; this is encoded by the coding sequence ATGTCACTATGGCGTAAAATATATTACAACACGTTGAATTTACCACTTAAATTATTGGTAAAAAGTAAACTAATTCCATCGGACCCCATTACAGAGCTACAGCTTGATACCAATAGGCCTACACTGTATGTATTGCCTTATCACTCTAAGTCCGACCTTCTAACGCTGCGGCATCAATGCTTGGCTATCGGCCTGCCTGATCCTTTGGTTGATAACGACATCAATGGCACCAAGCTTCCTGCTTATGTGTTTATCGATGATGGTCCACGCGTATTTCGCTATTACTCACCCGATCCACGTAAAGATTCCGTCAAAACATTCCATGCATATTTAGATTTGCACAAAAACAATCCAAATCTTGATATTCAAATGCTACCTGCATCGGTAATGTTTGGCCGCTCTCCTGGTCGTGAAGGGCATACCCCTGCCCCACCGTTGAGGCTACTAAATGGCGTGCAAAAGTTCTTTGCGATTTTATGGTTAGGTCGTGATAGCTTTGTGCGCCTCTCTCCTCCCGTTTCTATTGGGAAAATGGCTCAGGACCACGGTACAGATACCATAATTGCCAATAAATTAGCCCGTGTCGCCCGTATTCACTATTCCCGCCAACGCCTTGCTGCGGTCGGTCCGAAACTACCTGCACGTTATGAATTATTCAATAAGCTACTAACCTCAAAAGCGATTGAAAAAGCCGTGGAAGACGAAGCGCGCAGTAAAAAAATTCCATTGAAAAAAGCGCAGCAAAATGCGGTGAGTATGATGGAAGAAATTGCGGCAAACTTCTCTTATGAAGCCGTGCGTTTAACTGACCGCGTACTCAGTTGGACGTGGAACCGCCTCTACCAAGGCATTAACGTGCAACATGCTGAGCGAGTTCGCCAGTTAGCGCAAGATGGTCACGAAATTGTGTATGTGCCTTCCCATCGCAGCCACATGGACTACTTACTGCTATCCTATGTTCTTTACCACCAAGGCTTAGTTCCACCACACATCGCCGCAGGGATCAACTTGAATTTCTGGCCCGCCGGCCCGATTTTTCGCCGCCTTGGCGCATTCTTTATCCGCCGTACCTTTAAAGGCAACAAACTCTATTCCACGGTTTTTCGGGAATATTTAAGTGAGTTGTTTGCTCGCGGTTACTCTATAGAGTATTTCGTTGAAGGAGGTCGTTCCCGAACAGGTCGTTTATTGCAGCCAAAAACCGGAACGCTATCAATGACACTGCAAGCCATGCTGCGCGGTGACTCACGCCCTATTACTATTGTGCCTATTTATATTGGCTATGAACACGTGATGGAAGTGGGAACTTACGCCAAAGAGTTGCGCGGTGCAGAAAAAGAGAAAGAAGGCTTATTTTCTATGATCCGCGGGTTACGCAAACTGCGTAACTTAGGCCAAGGGTATGTGAACTTTGGTCAGCCCATTTCTCTTTCTCATTATCTTAACCAGCGTGTACCTGATTGGCGTGATTCAATTGATCCTATTGAGCCACAGCGCCCAACTTGGTTAAATCCTACAGTGAGTTCGTTGGCAGACAATATCATGGTGAACATCAATAACGCTGCCGCCGCAAATGCCATAAACTTGTGCGCAACGGCTCTACTGGCATCGCGTCAACGTTCATTAACCCGTGAGCAGTTAGTTGAACAAGTGGAATGCTATCTGCAATTATTACGTAATGTGCCGTATACCGAAGATGCGACGACGCCAAATAAAACGGCTGAAGAGCTACTCGAACATGCGCTACAAATGGATAAATTCGAGGTAGAAAAAGACAGCATGGGGGATATCATCATTCTTCCTCGTGAAAATGCCGTCTTAATGACCTACTACCGTAATAATATCCACCACTTACTGGTATTACCTTCACTGATAAGCAGTATTGTACTGCACCATGAGCGTATCGGCCGCCAAGAAATTCACTACCAAGTCAGTCAAATCTACCCTTTCTTAAAAGCAGAGCTGTTTATGCGTTATAACGATGAACAATTGCGAGAAACCGTAGATACTCTGATTGATGAACTGAATAATCAAAAACTTATCTGCTTAAAAGACGATGAAATGGTGGTGTTAAATCCACGCCGCATTCGTCCGTTACAGTTGTTGGCGGCAGGTGTCCGTGAAACACTTCAACGCTACGCTATCACGCTGTCATTACTTAATGCCAGCCCTGAAATAAGCCGTAATACGTTGGAGAAACAAAGCCGCATTCTTGCGCAGCGTCTTTCGGTGCTGCACGGTATTAATGCCCCAGAGTTCTTTGATAAAGCGGTATTCTCAACTCTGGTTGAAACATTAAGAGAAGAAGGCTATATCGATAACACTGAAAACGATATTTTCACCACTAACGCCAAGAAACTGTATGCTGTTCTTGCGCGCTTAATGTCCCCGGAAATTCGTTTGACGATTGAAAGCGTTAGCCAAGATGATGAGTTTTCAGAAGAGAAAAAAGCAGCAACGTCTCTTGAGACTACTCCAGTGACAGAACCAGAGAAGGACTAA
- a CDS encoding diacylglycerol kinase — translation MASQTKGFTRVIKAAGYSLKGLKAAWVNEAAFRQESVAAVIAIIIAFFLDISYVDRILLISSVVLVAIVELLNSAIEAVVDRIGSEYHELSGRAKDIGSAAVFVSIGLALFIWLLVLWQRYFAG, via the coding sequence ATGGCAAGTCAAACTAAGGGCTTTACCCGTGTGATTAAAGCAGCGGGATACTCCCTTAAAGGGCTAAAAGCGGCTTGGGTAAATGAAGCGGCATTTCGTCAAGAATCCGTTGCTGCTGTGATTGCGATTATTATCGCATTTTTCTTAGATATCAGTTATGTGGATAGGATATTACTGATCAGTTCAGTGGTGCTGGTGGCTATCGTTGAGTTATTAAATAGCGCTATCGAAGCCGTTGTTGACCGCATTGGCAGTGAATATCATGAACTTTCAGGACGTGCGAAAGATATTGGCTCTGCCGCTGTGTTTGTCAGTATTGGTTTGGCACTATTTATTTGGCTATTGGTTTTATGGCAGCGTTATTTTGCTGGCTAG
- the lexA gene encoding transcriptional repressor LexA has protein sequence MKALTARQQQVYDLVREHISQTGMPPTRAEIATSLGFRSPNAAEEHLKALARKGVIEIVSGASRGIRLLLEEEADDQGLPLIGRVAAGEPLLAQEHIESHYQVDPELFRPHADFLLRVNGMSMKDIGIMDGDLLAVHKTQSAHNGQVIVARIDDEVTVKRFRQQGNRVELIAENPDFAPIIVDLREQSFTIEGLAVGVIRNSDWY, from the coding sequence ATGAAAGCACTGACAGCTCGACAACAGCAGGTTTATGATCTGGTGCGTGAACACATTTCGCAAACGGGTATGCCTCCTACACGTGCTGAAATAGCAACAAGCCTTGGTTTTCGTTCGCCTAATGCGGCAGAAGAACATTTAAAAGCCCTGGCTCGCAAGGGTGTAATTGAAATTGTTTCTGGGGCATCACGGGGTATCCGCTTGCTTCTTGAAGAAGAAGCTGACGATCAAGGGTTGCCTTTGATTGGGCGTGTTGCCGCTGGCGAACCTTTATTAGCGCAAGAACATATTGAAAGTCACTACCAAGTGGATCCTGAACTTTTCAGGCCTCATGCGGACTTTTTATTACGTGTGAATGGTATGTCGATGAAAGACATCGGTATTATGGATGGTGACCTATTAGCGGTTCATAAAACACAAAGTGCGCACAATGGCCAAGTGATTGTTGCGCGCATTGATGATGAAGTAACTGTGAAACGTTTTAGGCAGCAAGGTAACCGTGTTGAGTTAATTGCTGAGAATCCTGACTTTGCGCCGATTATTGTCGATTTACGCGAACAAAGCTTCACTATTGAAGGTTTAGCAGTAGGTGTGATCCGCAATAGTGACTGGTATTAA
- the zur gene encoding zinc uptake transcriptional repressor Zur encodes MKKMSEDKILVMAERICQSRGVRLTPQRETVLRLIAKQHGAISAYDLLDLLREVEPQAKPPTVYRGLEFLMEQGFIHKIESTNSYVVCHHFDNPSHISVMLICDHCGSVTESDCATIEAAIISLAETNQFRLRHTVVENHGLCKSCDEIDSCQDHAHCSHDHAQPIVAKKK; translated from the coding sequence ATGAAAAAAATGAGTGAAGATAAGATACTGGTGATGGCAGAACGTATCTGCCAATCAAGAGGTGTTAGGCTGACTCCCCAACGGGAAACTGTATTACGCTTAATTGCCAAGCAACACGGGGCAATCAGTGCTTATGACTTATTAGACTTGCTGCGCGAAGTTGAGCCGCAAGCAAAGCCCCCTACCGTATACCGTGGGCTTGAGTTTTTAATGGAGCAAGGCTTTATTCATAAAATAGAGTCAACCAATAGCTACGTCGTATGCCACCATTTTGATAACCCTAGCCATATTTCTGTCATGCTTATCTGTGATCACTGCGGCAGTGTGACAGAAAGTGATTGCGCAACAATAGAAGCCGCTATTATCAGCCTTGCGGAAACCAACCAGTTCCGATTGCGCCATACTGTGGTTGAAAACCATGGTCTATGTAAAAGCTGTGATGAAATTGATAGCTGCCAAGATCACGCACATTGCAGTCATGATCATGCACAACCCATCGTTGCAAAGAAAAAGTAG
- a CDS encoding fimbrial protein gives MLFNKKLVTIAVLASSMVAGSALAADGKKGVELTFKAQLRTASCEVNTTTKGSVIDWGVFTVDQAAGKAVKDTLGEPKKFDLVLSNCSHDGADQSINVYAQGNAANGFPELFANQDSKSLAVQLKSDTVSILPNEDSKVTLAKAVAKDGGATIPMTASLLLTQADGVAPDVLSVPVTFTVSYN, from the coding sequence ATGTTATTCAATAAAAAATTAGTAACAATCGCAGTATTAGCATCTTCAATGGTAGCTGGTTCTGCTTTAGCAGCAGATGGTAAAAAAGGTGTGGAATTAACATTTAAAGCACAACTGCGCACAGCGTCTTGTGAAGTTAATACTACAACCAAAGGTTCAGTAATTGATTGGGGCGTGTTCACTGTAGACCAAGCAGCAGGTAAAGCAGTTAAAGATACTTTAGGCGAGCCTAAGAAATTTGACCTAGTTTTGAGCAATTGTTCACATGATGGTGCAGATCAAAGCATCAATGTTTATGCACAAGGTAATGCAGCAAATGGTTTCCCAGAGCTTTTTGCTAACCAAGACTCTAAGTCATTAGCAGTGCAGTTAAAATCTGATACTGTAAGTATTTTACCAAATGAAGACTCTAAAGTTACATTAGCAAAAGCTGTTGCTAAAGATGGCGGAGCGACTATCCCAATGACTGCTTCATTGCTGTTAACTCAAGCAGATGGTGTGGCACCAGATGTATTGAGTGTTCCAGTAACATTTACAGTATCTTATAACTAA
- a CDS encoding molecular chaperone, with protein sequence MKTIKTKKNLFMNAGKPFGFIWVLLFLAISNMAYSAGGVGLNATRIIYMEGQDSTSIGAKNNTDINYLAKFIVSKSVDGNKSDAPFMVTPPLVKVDSKKTQEVKIYAQSSSLPKDKESVFYFSATMIPATNGPLNSSALNIGYNNVIKLFYRPSNLSMSPKEAHQQLQIKSSSTGISVINNSPYYISLNKLEVNGVNVELSMKKRNTMISPFDSFNYIVPINGRKGIAKWVVINDLGGEDAYTNQVN encoded by the coding sequence ATGAAAACAATAAAAACTAAAAAAAATTTATTTATGAATGCTGGAAAACCATTTGGATTTATTTGGGTTTTATTGTTTTTAGCTATATCAAATATGGCATATTCAGCGGGAGGGGTTGGGTTGAATGCCACTCGAATTATATATATGGAGGGGCAGGATAGCACTTCTATTGGTGCAAAAAATAATACTGATATTAATTACTTAGCAAAATTTATCGTATCGAAAAGTGTTGATGGTAATAAATCTGATGCACCTTTTATGGTGACTCCACCTTTAGTCAAAGTAGACAGCAAAAAAACACAAGAAGTTAAAATATATGCTCAATCAAGTAGTCTACCGAAAGATAAGGAATCAGTTTTTTATTTTAGTGCAACTATGATACCTGCAACTAATGGGCCTTTAAATAGTTCAGCGTTGAATATTGGTTATAATAATGTAATAAAATTATTCTATCGTCCTTCTAATCTCTCTATGTCACCAAAAGAAGCGCACCAACAGTTGCAAATAAAAAGCAGTTCGACAGGCATATCAGTTATCAATAATTCTCCTTATTATATTTCTCTTAATAAGTTAGAAGTAAATGGCGTGAATGTAGAGTTAAGCATGAAAAAACGTAATACCATGATTTCACCATTTGATTCATTTAATTATATTGTCCCAATTAATGGTCGTAAAGGTATTGCTAAATGGGTTGTCATTAACGATTTGGGGGGAGAGGATGCCTATACCAATCAGGTTAACTAA
- a CDS encoding fimbrial protein, protein MKIIHFLNSCLIVSLFGFLNSAQASKEFKFEVTVPKNTCDITVDGTSLNKVDFGNIPMSKFKNEVPQGNVKLAFDVKLSNCKNNTFSGSYISLTGNYIEEYNGFLDDAGKEFAIRISPKSNATQGDTDFYTNVNNKIWTNIDKSNMSKTYYAYVMCKTGETSCASNANTGDFKATLTLTFVSD, encoded by the coding sequence ATGAAAATTATACATTTTCTGAATAGTTGTCTTATTGTTTCTTTATTTGGCTTTTTAAATTCAGCTCAGGCCTCAAAAGAATTTAAATTTGAAGTTACTGTCCCGAAAAATACATGCGATATTACAGTTGATGGGACTTCTTTGAATAAAGTAGATTTTGGTAACATTCCTATGAGTAAATTCAAAAATGAAGTTCCTCAAGGAAATGTGAAGCTTGCATTCGATGTGAAACTGTCTAACTGTAAAAATAATACATTTAGTGGTTCGTATATTTCTTTAACTGGAAACTATATTGAGGAATATAATGGTTTCTTGGACGATGCAGGTAAAGAGTTTGCTATACGAATTTCTCCTAAAAGTAATGCAACTCAAGGGGATACAGACTTCTATACAAATGTTAATAATAAAATTTGGACGAATATAGATAAATCAAATATGTCGAAAACTTATTATGCTTATGTAATGTGTAAAACGGGAGAAACAAGTTGTGCAAGTAATGCTAATACTGGTGACTTTAAAGCAACATTAACATTGACATTTGTATCAGATTAA